In the Pseudonocardia sediminis genome, GCTGGCCGGGCCGTTGCTGGAGTGGACCGCGACCCAGGTGCACGCCCTGCGCGGTGACCGCGACGAGGCCGAGCGCTCCGTCCGTACGGCCGAGTCCGGGGTGCTGGACTACGAGATCATGCGGGTGCCCTGCCTGCTGGCCCGCGCCCAGGTCGGCGAGGCCCGCGCCGACTACGCGCAGGTGCTCCGCGTGCTCGCACCGCTGACCCGGTCCGACCCGGGCAGCGGTATCGACGAGCCCGGCTGGTGGCCGTGGACCGACGTCTACGCGAACGCCCTGGTCATGGAGGGGCGCCTGGACGAGGCCGAGGAGTTCCTGGCCCCGCACGAGACCCGGGCGCTCGACCGCGGGCACCGCTCGACCCGCGCGCGGCTCGGCTACGCGCGCGGGCGTCTGCACGGCGCCCGCGGGGACATCGACGCCGCGCACGCCACGTTCGAGGAGTCGCTGGCGCTGCTCGACGGGTTACCGCTGCGCTACGACCGGGCCCGGATCGCGTTCGCGCACGGCCAGACGCTGCGCCGGGCCGGACGCCGCCGGGACGCCGACGCCGTGCTCACCACCGCCCGCGACCGGTTCGCCTCGCTCGGCGCGGAGGCCTACGTCCTGCGCTGCGGCCGCGAGCTCAAGGCCGGTGGGGTCGTGCACGCCGGCGGAGCGGAGTCCCGGAAGGACGATCGCGGCGTCGCCGACCTCACCCCGCAGGAGACGGCCGTGACCGAGCTGGTCACGCGCGGATTGTCGAACCGTGAGGTCGCCGCCGAGCTGCACGTGTCGACGAAGACGGTGCAGTACCACCTGACCCGGATCTACGGGAAGCTCGGCATCCGCTCCCGCGCCGAGCTCGCGGGGCTCATGTCGGGATCTTGAGCCCCGCCCCGGTCACTCTCAGGAGCGGCTGGAGTCCACCAGATGGGCGAACACGACCGTGTTGTCCTTGTAGCTCCCGGCCGCGGAGTCGAAGGGGCCGCCGCAGGTGATCAGACGCAGTTCGGACCGATTTCCGGTGGCGTATACCTCCTGGGTCGGAAACGAATCCTTCTGGAACGTCCGGACCGAGTCGATCAGAAATGTCGTCGTGACGCCGTCGGCGCGTTTCACGGTGACATTCTGGCCGGGGGTGAGGCGGGCGAGGTCGAAGAAGACCGAGGGGCCGTTCGCGGCCGAGTCGACGTGTCCGATGATGATCGACGGTCCGAGCTCGCCGGGGGTCGCCGATGCGCGGTACCAGGCGGCCTGGTCGTAGAGCGGACCCGGAGCGGGGACCTCGAGCGTGCCGTCGGGGTTGAGGCCGACCGGGTTCACCGGAGAGCTCACCCCGATCTCGGGGATGGCGATCGACGCGGGCGGCGAGGCCGGGAGGAGCTCACCGACCGGCTTGGCCGACGCCGGGAACGAGCCGACGATCCCGGGAGCGACGGGGACCCCCGCGGCGGCGGTGGGCTCGGGGGCCGACTGCTGGTTCAGCAGCGCGAAGCCGACCAGGGCGACGCCGACCACGGCGAGCACGGCCGCGAAGAGGAGCGCGAGCCGGCGTCTGCGGCGTGGGGCGGGTGTGTCGCCGGTCATCGGCCGACTCCGTTCAGCTGGGGTCTGACGTGAGGGTCTTCGTGTGCGCGGGCACCGGCGGTTCGGCAGTGGGGCGGATCTGCGCGGGGCCGGACGTGCCACGGGCCCCGTCGATCGGCGTGGTGCCGTTCGACGGGGCCCGTGTGGGAGATCAGCTGCGCGAGCCGGCGCGGCGGCGGGAGACCGCCACGGCTCCGGCGGCACCCAGCAGGAGCACGCCACCGGCCACGATCAGGCCGGAGTCCTCGATACCGGAGGTGCTGCCGCCACCGGTCTCGACGCCACCGGAGGGCATCGGCATGTCACCGGACTTGGTGTTCACCACGATGGTGGCGATACCGATGACGGTGCCGCCCTTGAGCGCGTCGGTGGAGAAGGCGCCGTTCAGGGCCTCGGCCGCACCCGAGTTCAGGGTGACCGTGGTGCCGGTCAGGGTGGCGGTGCCGGCGGACGAGTCCACCGAGATCGGCTTCAGGGTCGAGCCGTTGAGGTCGAACAGCGTCGTCGACTCGGCGACGACCTTGCCGCCCGCGCTGACGCGGCCGGTCAGGATGGCCGGGTCGCCCGGGTCGATGACGAAGTTGTCGAGGGTGACCTTGGTGTCGCCCTTGGTCAGCGTCAGGCCGGAGCCCTCGTGCTTGATGCTGCCCTGGACGTAGGGGTTCACGTCGCCCGGCTTGTAGACGGTGACGTTACCACCGGTGATCGGGAAGCTGGCCGAGCCGTCGGCGATCTTCGCGTTGCCCGACGGGCCGGGGGCCACACCGAGCGAACCGAGCGCCTCGACGAAGCCGGAGTCGAGCTTCACCGAGGTGGACTGACCGGTGAGGTTGGTGATGGTGGCGACCGGGGGCGGGGTCTCCTGGGCGTTGGCGACACCGGCACCGAGGCCGGTGACCGCTGCCGCGACGAGACCGATCGTGGCCATGCCGACCACACGTCGAACGGAACGCATCATTGCCGATTCTCCTTGAGCGCCGAGGGTCTCCGAGTTTGTTCTCGGCGACCGTGCACCCTGCATTCGCAGGCCGGTTGCAGAACGGTTCGGATCAATTTTCGGGGAGATTTCCGAGCCCGGATCCCGTTGTCCTGCATCGAGCAGATGTGTACGGAACGTGATCATCGCTCGTGGCCCGCGCCGATCCAGCATCGCTGTACGCCGCTATCATCGTCGCATGACGATGGATTGCTGCGGGCCGGACGTGACCCCTGCCGTCGCGTTGTTTCGGTCGCTGGCCGACCCGACACGACTGGCCATCGTGTCCCGGCTGGTCGAGGAGGAGGCGCGGGTGGTGGACCTGACCCGCCGGCTCGGGCTGGCGCAGTCCACCGTCTCCCGGCACCTCGCCTGCCTGCGGGACTGTCATCTGGTCGACTTCCGTACCGAGGGACGCCAGTCGTACTACCGCCGACCCGGCCGGAGCTGATCGACCTGCTGCGCAGCGCCGAGCGGGTGCTGGCCGAGACCGGCAGTGCGGTCGCGCTCTGCCCCGTCTACGGCGAACCGGTCGTGGCCGCGCGGGACGCGTCGTGACCGCGGCGCTCACCGACGACCGCCGGGCCGTCCTGTCCCGGCGGATCCGCCTGCTGGTCGCCGTGACGATCAGCTACAACGTCGTCGAGGCGGTCGTCGCGATCTCGGCCGGCACGGTCGCGTCGTCGGTGGCCCTGATCGGGTTCGGGCTGGACTCGGTGATCGAGGTCGGCTCGGCCGCCGCGGTGGCCTGGCAGTTCTCCGGTCCGGACCCGCAGCGGCGGGAGCGGACGGCGCTGCGGGTGATCGCCTGGTCGTTCTTCGCCCTGGCCGCCTACGTGGGCGCCGAGGCGGTGCGCGCGCTGCTGGGCGCGGGGGAGGCGGAGCGCTCGACCGTCGGAATCGTGCTGGTCGCCGTCAGCGTCGCGGTGATGCCGTTCCTGTCCTGGGCGCAGCGCCGGGCGGGCCGCGAGCTCGGGTCGGCCAGCGCCGTCGCGGACTCGAAGCAGACCCTGCTGTGCACGTACCTGTCGGCCGCGGTGCTCGTCGGCCTGGTCCTCAACGCCTCCCTCGGCTGGTGGTGGGCCGACCCCGTCGCCGGTCTGGCCCTGGCCGTCCTCGCGGTGCGGGAGGGCCGTAACGCCTGGCGGGGGGACCTGTGCTGCGCCCCGGCCGCGCCGCGGTCCTGTGACGACGCCTGCTGTTCCGGGAATCCGTGACGTCATCAACCGATGAGTTGAGTACGGGGGCGCGGTCTGCCCTCTCGACAGCATCCGCATCCGTTCCACCCGAGGAGGGCGATCGACGTGATCGCGAACCAGACCCCCGCCGACGAGTACCGCGAGATCGCCGGCCGCTTCACCGCGCTCGTCGAGGGCGTTCCCGACGACGCCACGTGGGACCGCCCGTCGCCCGTCCCCGAGTGGGCCGCGCGCGACGTCGTCGACCACCTCGTCACCTGGTTCCCCGGCTTCCTCTCCGGCGGCGCCGACGTCACGCTCCCGCAGGGGCCGCCGGTGTCCGACGACCCGGTCGCGGCCTGGCGGACCATGAGCGACGGCGTCCAGGCCGTCCTCGACGACCCGGCGTCGGCGGAGAAGATGCTGGTCAACCCGCACATCGGCGAGGTGCCCCTGCCGCGGGCGATCGCGCAGTTCTTCACCGGCGACGTCTTCCTGCACACCTGGGACCTCGCCCGCGCCACCGGTCAGGACGAGACGCTCGACCCGCAGCGCTGCGCGATGATGCTGGAGGGCATGGCGCCGCTCGACGAGATCCTGCGCTCCAGCGGGCAGTACGGCCCGAAGGTCGACGTCGGTGACGACGCCGACGTGCAGACCAGGCTGCTCGCGTTCATCGGCCGCGACCCGCGCTGACCCGGCGCGGGCCGATCAGCCAGGGACGCCGCACTCGCACGGGCCGGTCGCGGCGGGCGTGATGCCGACGGGATGGACCGACGTCGCGTCGGGGGCGTCGGCCTTGACCGTGTAGACCTCCCACGGCTCGGCGCCCGGCCCGTGCACCCAGACCTTGTCCTGCAACGCATAGCAGCAGGTGGTGTCGTTCTCGACCTGGGTGAACAGGCCCAGTTCGGAGAGCCGGTCGGTGGCCTCGCCGACCTCGGCCGTCGTCCCGACCTCGACGCCGAGGTGGTCCATCGCGGTCGGCCGGCCGGCGTCGCCCTGGATGAGGACGAGCTTGAGCGGCGGGTCGGCGACGGCGAAGTTCGCGTAGCCGGGACGGGTCTTGGCCGGCTCGACGCCGAACAGGGACCGGTAGAACGCGATCGAGGCGTCGAGGTCGGACACCCGTAGTGCGAGCTGGATCCGGGACATGGCGGTCACTCCTTGTTTCGACGACGGTCGAGACACGAGGTTGTGCTTTGTTTCGACGGCTGTCAAGGTAGACGTATGTCGAATCAAGGTCGCGTGACCGCCGACGTCGAGTGCTGCTCGCCGCTGGTGCGCGAGCCGCTGTCCTCGGACCAGGCGGTCGAGCTGTCGCGGTTGTTCAAGGCCATGGGCGACCCGGTCCGTCTCCGCCTGCTGTCGTTGATCGCCTCGCACGCCGGGGGCGAGGCGTGCGTGTGCGACCTGACCGGCGTGTTCGACCTGTCCGGCCCGACGATCAGCCACCACCTCAAGGTGCTGCGCGAGGCCGGTCTGATCGCGGGGGAGCGGCGCGGGACCTGGGTCTACTACCGGGTGCAGCCCGAGGCGCTGAGCCGCCTGTCGGCCGTCCTGGTGCCCGACGACGCCACCGTGGCCGGCTCGTGAGCACGCGGACCGACGCTCCGGCCGTCGTCGCCCGGCTCTCACGCCTGGACCGCTTCCTGCCGGTGTGGATCCTGCTCGCGATGGCCGTCGGCCTCCTCGGCGGACGGTTCGTCCCCGGTCTGGGCCCGGCGCTGGACGGGGTGGCGCTGGGCGGGGTCTCGCTCCCGATCGCGCTCGGCCTGCTGATCATGATGTACCCGGTGCTGGCCAAGGTCCGCTACGACCGCCTCGACACCGTCACCGGTGACCGGCGGCTGATGGTGGCCTCGCTGGTGCTGAACTGGGTCCTCGGTCCGGCGCTGATGTTCGCGCTCGCCTGGCTGCTGCTGCCGGACCTGCCCGAGTACCGGACCGGCCTGATCATCGTCGGGCTCGCCCGCTGCATCGCGATGGTCATCATCTGGAACGACCTGGCCTGCGGCGACCGGGAGGCGGCCGCCGTCCTGGTCGCGCTGAACTCGGTGTTCCAGGTGTTCGCCTTCGCCGCGCTGGGCTGGTTCTACCTCGACGTGCTGCCCGGGTGGCTGGGTCTGCCGCAGACCGACCTGGACGTCTCGCCCTGGCAGATCGCCGGGTCGGTGCTGATCTTCCTGGGGATCCCGCTGGTCGCCGGCTACCTGTCCCGGCGGATCGGCGAGCGCACGAAGGGCCGCGACTGGTACGAGTCCCGGTTCCTGCCCCGCATCGGCCCGTTCGCGCTCTACGGGCTGCTGTTCACCATCGTGATCCTGTTCGCGCTGCAGGGTGAGGCGATCACCTCCCGCCCGCTCGACGTCGTGCGCATCGCGCTCCCGCTGCTCGCCTACTTCGCGATCATGTGGGCCGGGTCCTACGCTACCGGCCGCGCGATCGGCCTCGGCTACGAGCGCACCACGACGCTGGCGTTCACCGCGGCCGGCAACAACTTCGAGCTGGCCATCGCGGTCGCCATCGCCACCTTCGGCGTGACGTCCGGTCAGGCGCTGGCCGGCGTCGTCGGGCCGCTGATCGAGGTCCCGGTCCTGGTCGCCCTCGTCTACGTCTCCCTCGCCGCCCGCCGACGCTGGAAGGACCCCGCGTGACCCCCGAGGTGCTGTTCGTCTGCGTCCACAACGCCGGCCGGTCCCAGATGGCCGCGGCCCTGCTCGAGCACCACGCCGCCGGGACGGTCGTCGTGCGCTCGGCCGGATCGGCGCCCGCGGAGTCGATCAACCCGGCCGTGCGCGCCGTCATGGCCGAGATCGGCCTGGACCTGTCGCGGAAGTACCCCAGGCCCCTGACCGACGACGCCGTCCGCGCCGCCGACGTCGTGATCACGATGGGGTGCGGCGACGCCTGCCCGGTGTACCCCGGCAAGCGCTACCTGAACTGGGAGCTCACCGACCCGGCCGGGAAGCCCGCCGAGGCGGTCCGCCCGATCCGCGACGACATCGACGCCCGGGTCCGCGCCCTGCTCGCCGAACTGGTCCCGGCCGGGTAGCCGAGGTGGGTACGGTCAGAACATCCCGTTGTCGTTGGCCGACGTGGCGGGGATGACCTGCAGGACGTCCCAGTGCTCGACGACCCTGCCGTGGTCGTCCACGCGGAAGATGTCGATCCCGGCGTAGTCGTCGCCGCCCGGCCAGGTCTGGTGGCAGTGCAGGACGACCAGGTCGTCCTCGGCGACGGTGCGGACGAACCGCACGTGCTTGCCGGGGTACTCGGCGGCCATGCGCTCGAAGTAGTCGACGAAGGCCTGCTTGCCGTCGGCGACGTGCACGTTGTGCTGGGTGTAGGTGTCCCCGGCGTAGCGCTCGAGCGCCTCCGCCGGCCTGGACTCGTTGAACATCATGTCGTAGAACGCCCGGACGTTGTCCTTGTTGCGCTGCAGGTCGGCCATGGGGGTCGTCTCACCTTCGGTGGTGTGGCGGCACGGGTTCCGACGCACCAACCGCGCCGGAAACGCCCGTATTCCGCCGCCCGCATTCATGAGGGGCCGCCGGACCGGACGCCACCGGCCCGGCGGCCGGGGTTCACCGCAGGTGCCGGGCGAGGAACCGGTCGGCTTCCTCCCCTGCGAACCGCGGGACGCCGGTGTGTCCGCCCATGTTGGCGTGCAACGTCTTCTCCGTGCTGCCGAGGGCGTCGAACAGGTCCAGCGCCGCCTGACGGTCGTTGCCCTCGTCGTCCCACTGCAGCAGGACCTGCAGCGGGACGGTGACCCGCCGGGCGTCGTCGAACAGGGCACGGGGCACGTAGCTCCCGGCGAACAGGACGGCGGCCGCGATGCGCGGCTCGACCACCGCCAGCCGGATGCCGACGGAGATGATCCCTCCGGCGAACCCGACCGGACCGTCGATCCCGGGCAGGGCCAGGAGGGCGTCCAGGACGGCCCGCCACTCCGGGACCGCCCGCTCGACCAGCGGGAGGACGAGCCGGGCGACGATGTCGTCGTCGACGGGCCCGCCGGCCCCGATCGCTCGCCGCAGGTCCGCGCGGGCCTCCTCGGCGGCGGCGTCCCGGGGCCGGTCGCCGCTCCCGGGGAGCTCGATGGTGGCCGCGGCGAAGCCCTCCGCCACCGACTGCCGGGCCCGGGCCAGCAGGCGGGGGTACATCGCGTTCAGCCCGCCGGGATGGCCGAGCAGGATCAGCGGCGTCGGTGCAGTGGCGGACCCGGGCGTCCAGAGGATGCCGGGGATCTCGCCGAGGGTGAACTCGCGTTCGTCAACGCCGTCGTCGAGGCGTCGTTCTGAGGTGAATCGCATGGTCGTGCCCTTCGGGAGTGCCGGTGCGGCGCTCCCGGACGACCTATCGCCCGACCGTGACCCCGGAGGGGAGCACCCCTGTCGAAACTGCGTCCACGGGTACCACCTCCTTGTCTCGCACGGCGCCGGAAAGCTAGCAGCGCTCACCGTGGCGGGCCAACGGATATCCGCTTCTCCCGGCACAGCCGTACCGTCGATCGGACGTCGATCGGACGTCGATCGGACGTCGATCGGACGTCGATCCACAGGAGGTTCCCTCATGGCGCGCATCCCACTCGTCGCCCCGGACGATCCCGACGTCGATCCCGCGGCGACGGCGCTGCTGCAGGCGGCGTCGAAGGCCCGCCCCGGGGCGGGGGTGCTCAACGTCTACAAGGCGCTGGCCAACCACCCGGCAGCGCTGCAGAAGTTCCTGGAGTTCGCCAACGTCGTGTACTTCGAGAACTCGATGCCGGACGCGAAGACCCGCGAGCTGCCCTACCTGACCTCGGCGGTCGCGAACAACTGCTTCTATTGAACGCCGACCCACTTGGTGCTCGGTCGAGCATCCGGACTGACCGACGAACAGATGTCGCACCTGCTCGACGACCCCCTGCCGGAGGGCATGTTCACCCCGGCGGAAGAGGCGATCATCGTCTACGCGCGCACCTCGACGTGGTTCCAACCGATCACCGACGAGATCTGGAACAACCTGCGCGCCCACTTCACCGAGAAGCAGTGCATGGAGATCTCGTTCACCGTCGGCCTCGACCAGCTGGTGAGCCGTTTCCACGCCACCGTGCAGACCGACGTCGACGCCGTCACCACCGATCAACTCACGGGGTCGTGTCCGGTGGCGTTGCCGCCCCCTCCGGGGCCGACGCCGCCCTAGCCGCCCGGGTGCGCTGACGACGAACGCCGCGCCACCCTCGTCGGGTGTGCGCGGCGTCCGTGGTGTTCGTGTGGCGGAGGATAGGGGATTCGAACCCCTGAGGGATTGCTCCCAACACGCTTTCCAAGCGTGCGCCCTAGGCCACTAGGCGAATCCTCCGCAGAGGAGCCTACCGGCCGGGTCGGCGCGCCCCGCCCGGCCCCCTGGGTCGTGTCAGGGCCGGGGTGGGGTCGCTACACTGTCTGCGGACCCCGCGCGGCGTCCATCCTGTGAACTCCCCCAGGGCCGGAAGGCAGCAAGGGTCAACGGGCTCTGGCGGGTGCGCGGGGTCCCCTTCGTGTCCGGGACCCCTCATCGCCAGGGCCGGAGTTCCGGTCCGGCCTCGAACACTGTCGGTCCCCCTCGGTAGCCTCGCGAGCGTGGCACTGGCTCTGTACCGGAAGTACCGCCCGGCCAAGCTCGCCGAGGTGGTGGGGCAGGAACACGTCACCGAACCCCTGTCGACGGCTCTGACCGCGGGGCGGATCAACCACGCGTACCTGTTCTCCGGGCCCCGCGGCTGCGGCAAGACGTCCTCGGCCCGGATCCTCGCCCGCTCGCTGAACTGCGTGCAGGGCCCCACACCGGAACCGTGCGGCGTCTGCGACTCCTGCATCGCGCTCGCCCCGGAGGGCTCCGGCTCGATCGACGTCGTCGAGCTCGACGCGGCCTCGCACGGTGGCGTCGAGGACGCTCGTGAGCTGCGGGACCGGGCCTTCTACGCCCCGGCCGAGTCGCGCTACCGGGTGTTCATCGTCGACGAGGCGCACATGGTCACGACGCAGGGCTTCAACGCCCTGCTCAAGATCGTGGAGGAGCCGCCGGACCACCTGGTCTTCATCTTCGCCACCACCGAGCCGGAGAAGGTGCTGCCGACGATCCGGTCGCGCACGCACCACTACCCGTTCCGGCTGATCCCGCCGGGCACCATGCGGTCGCTGCTGGAACGGATCTGCGGCGAGGAGGGCGTGACCGTCGCCCCGCCGGTGTTCCCGCTGGTCATCCGGGCCGGTGGCGGCTCCGCCCGGGACACGCTCTCGGTGCTCGACCAGCTCCTCGCCGGGGCCGGGCCGGACGGCGTCACCTACGAGCGCGCGGTCGCCCTGCTCGGCGTCACCGACGCGGCACTGATCGACGACACGGTGGACGCGCTGGCCGCCGGCGACGGCGCGGCCGTCTACCAGGCGGTGGACCGGCTGGTCGAGGCCGGACACGACCCCCGCCGCTTCGCCTCGGACCTGCTGCAGCGCCTGCGTGACCTGATGCTCGTGCAGGCCGTGCCGGAGGCCGCGGAGCGCGGGCTGGTCGACGGGGCGGAGGACGAGCTGTCCCGGATGGCCGACCAGGCCTCCCGTCTCGGCGCCGCGACACTCGCCCGCTACGGCGAGATCGTGCACAGCGGGCTGATCGAGATGCGCGGCGCGACGGCGCCCCGGCTGCTGCTGGAGCTGCTCTGCGCGCGGATGCTGCTGCCCGCGGCGACGACGACGGACGCGGGCCTGCTGGAGCGTCTCGAGCGCATCGAGCGGCGCAACGCGATCGCGCCCGAGCCCGGCGCCAGCGGTGGTGACGCCGAGCCGGTGAAGCGGGCGTTCGTGCGCCCGACCGAGCGGGGCGCCGCACAACCGGCGGCCACCGGGTCCGAGAGCGGGCAGGCCCCGCGTGAGCAGGCCGGTCGCGAGCAGGCCGCACCGCCGCGGGAGCAGCCCGCCCCCGCGCGTGAGCAGACGCCACGTGAGCAGGCGCCGCGCGAGCAGGCTGCGCCGGCGCGTCCGCCCGCGGCGGCCGCGGAACGGCCGGCTGCGGCGGCGGACTCCGGCGCGACCGGGTCCGGGTCGGGTCCTTCCGTGGCGGCCGGCGATGCGTCGGGCGGCGGAGCGCGCCGCGCCGAGGCGGAGGACTCCGAGCAGGAGGCCGCCACCGCCGAGCCGAGTCGGCCCTCGGCGGACGACCTACCCCCGCAGGTGGCTGCGGCCGCCGCGAGCCCGGGAGCTGCAGCCCCGAGCACGACGACGCCGCAGCGACCTCCGACCGAGCGGCCGCAACCGCGGGCCCAGCAGCCGGAATCGCACCCGACCGAGCGCTCCACGACCGAGCGCCCCACGACCGAGCGCCCCACGACCGAGCGCCCCACGACCGAGCGCCCGGCGACCGAGCGCCCGGCATCGCAGGGCGGCGCGCCGATCGAGCCCGTGCCGGAGAACGGCCCGGCCGAACCCGCCGAGCCGGCACCGGTGGCGTCGTCGCTGGACGCGGCCGCGGTGCGACGGGTGTGGCCGGAGATCCTTGCCGCGGCACGTCAGCGCAGCCGCAGTACCGAGGCGTTGCTGGTCAACGCGACCGTGCGTGCCGTCGACGGCGACATGCTCGTCCTGACGATCGGGTCCGCCCCGCTCGCCCGGCGGCTGTCCGAGCCGCGCAACACCGACGTGATCGTCGACTCGCTGCGGGCCGTGCTCGGCGTGCAGTGGCGCGTCCGGTGCGACCAGGGCGACGCCGGTGGCGCCGCCCCGGCGCGGCCCGCCCGCGCCGAGCGACCGGCTCCGCAGCGTCCCGCGCCGCAGCGCCCGTCGCGGTCCGAGGGCGAGGGCGGGGACACGCCGCAGGCCCCGCCGCCGGCGCCGGGGGACCGGGCACCGGACCGGGTGGTCCCGCAGCGACGCAGCCAGGCGGCCGGTCGCCGGCCGTCGTCGGACGGCGGGGAGCCGCTGCCGCCGGAGCCGCCGCCGGAGGACGCCCCGCCCGACCGCGACGACGAGGAGTCGATGATGGCCGAGGCCGCCGCCGACGCCGGGAGCGGCGCCACACGCCGCGATCCCGAGGTCGCGGCGATGGAGCTGCTCAGCAACGAGCTCGGCGCGAAAGCGTTCGAGCAGCGCTGATCCCCGGTCGGTCCCCGGGGTCCGGCGGCCTCAGCGGCCGAGGAACGCCAGGATCCCGGCCGTGATCGCCGTGGCATAACGCTCCCGGCCGGCCGGGGAGGACACCAGCTCCGCCTCGGCGGGGTTGCGCATGTTCGCGCACTCCACCAGGGCCGTGGGCACGGTCGCGGTGTTCAGCCCGCCCAGGTCCTCGCGTCCGTCGAGCCCCTTCGTCCCGATGTAGTCGGCCGGGGCGAACCGGCCCTTCTGCATCGCGTCGCGCAGGTCGGTCGCCAGCGTGCGGGCCGGGCCGGACTGGGCGGCGTTGAGCGGCGGGTCGGCGTAGGCGACGTGGAAGCCACGTCCCTTCGGTGCCGCGCCGTCGGCGTGCAGGGACACCGCGGCCGCGGCCTTCGCCTTCGCGCCGGCATCGCCCCGCTCGTCGACGCACGGCCCGACGCCGCGGTCGTCGGGCCGGGTGAGCACGACGGTGACCCCCTTCGCCTGCAGCTGCTTCCGCACCCGCTGCGCGAGGTCCCAGGTGAACGCGTGCTCGGCGTACCCGGCGTCGGTGGACGTGCCGGTCGTGTTGCACGGCTTGGTGCCGCCGCGGCCGTCCGGGACCTTGCGGTTGATCGTTTTCGTCGCGCCGGCGTTGCCGCCGTTGTGCCCGGGGTCGAGCAGGACGACCGGCGCCGCCGCCGCGGTGGGCGTCCGGGCAGGGGTCGCGGTGGCCGCGGTGCGGGCGACGGTCGTCGCCGGGAGGTCGGACGTCGTGGCGGACACGGGCGTCGGTGCGGGTGCGGTGGACCCGGCACCGGCACACCCGGCGCACAGGGCGGTACCGGCCAGCAGGGCGGCGGCGATGCGGAGCGGGGCGGACACGGGCGACACCCTGGCACGGCTACCCTGGCGCCAGGCCCCGTCGCGTCGGCCGTGTCGGGAATTCGTTCCCACGTGGCACCGGCGTCCCGACGGGCGTGAGCAGTTCGTCGAAGCGAGGAGTCCCCTGGTGGAACCGGGTCAGCCCGACATGCAGATGATCCTGCAGCAGGCGCAGAAGATGCAGCAGCAGCTGCAGCAGGCGCAGGCCGAACTGGCCACCGCCGAGGTCACCGGCCAGGCCGGCAACGGCCTCGTCGAGGTCACGATCACGGCGCAGCTCGAGCCGCGCGGGGTCAAGATCGACCCGAAGGTCGTCGACCCCGAGGACGTCGAGACCCTGCAGGACCTCGTCGCCGGGGCCCTGCAGGACGCCGTCCGCGCCGCGCAGGCGCTGCAGGCCGAGAAGATGGGCCCGCTCGCCGGAGGCATGGACATGGGCGGCCTGGGCCTGCCGGGCGCCTGAGGTGTTCGAGGGGCCGGTCCAGGACCTGATCGACGAGCTGGGTCGGCTGCCCGGAGTCGGGCCGAAGAGCGCCCAGCGGATCGCGTTCCATCTGCTGGCCGCCGACGCGGCCGACATCTCCCGCCTGCAGGAGGTCCTGCAGACGGTCAAGCAGGGTGTGCAGTTCTGCGAGGTGTGCGGCAACGTCGCGGCCGACTCGCGCTGCCGCTACTGCGCCGACGCCCGGCGCGACCCGACGCTGGTGTGTGTCGTCGAGGAGCCCAAGGACGTCCTCGCCGTCGAGCGGACCCGCGAGTTCAAGGGCCGCTACCACGTGCTGGGCGGGGCGCTGGACCCGTTGGCCGGGATCGGCCCGGACACGCTGCGGATCCGTGAGTTGCTGACCCGCCTGGGCGGCACCGGCCCGGCCCCGGACGAGACCGACATCTCCGAGGTCATCATCGCCACCGACCCCAACACCGAGGGCGAGGCGACCGCGACCTACCTGGTCCGGCTGCTGCGCGACTTCCCGGGGCTGAGCGTCACCCGGCTCGCGTCCGGCCTGCCGATGGGTGGCGACCTCGAGTTCGCCGACGAGATGACGCTCGGTCGCGCCCTCGCCGGCCGCCGGGTCCTCTGAGTCGGGCCCGGACACACGGGCCCGGACACACGGAAAGCCGGCCCCGCCCATGGGCGCGGCCGGCCGATCGGCGCAACAACCCCCCGTCGCGGCGCCGGTCCTCTCCACCCGCTGTTCGTGCGGTCAACGTGTCGTGCGGTCGAGCGTCAGTCGGTGTCC is a window encoding:
- a CDS encoding DNA polymerase III subunit gamma and tau, whose product is MALALYRKYRPAKLAEVVGQEHVTEPLSTALTAGRINHAYLFSGPRGCGKTSSARILARSLNCVQGPTPEPCGVCDSCIALAPEGSGSIDVVELDAASHGGVEDARELRDRAFYAPAESRYRVFIVDEAHMVTTQGFNALLKIVEEPPDHLVFIFATTEPEKVLPTIRSRTHHYPFRLIPPGTMRSLLERICGEEGVTVAPPVFPLVIRAGGGSARDTLSVLDQLLAGAGPDGVTYERAVALLGVTDAALIDDTVDALAAGDGAAVYQAVDRLVEAGHDPRRFASDLLQRLRDLMLVQAVPEAAERGLVDGAEDELSRMADQASRLGAATLARYGEIVHSGLIEMRGATAPRLLLELLCARMLLPAATTTDAGLLERLERIERRNAIAPEPGASGGDAEPVKRAFVRPTERGAAQPAATGSESGQAPREQAGREQAAPPREQPAPAREQTPREQAPREQAAPARPPAAAAERPAAAADSGATGSGSGPSVAAGDASGGGARRAEAEDSEQEAATAEPSRPSADDLPPQVAAAAASPGAAAPSTTTPQRPPTERPQPRAQQPESHPTERSTTERPTTERPTTERPTTERPATERPASQGGAPIEPVPENGPAEPAEPAPVASSLDAAAVRRVWPEILAAARQRSRSTEALLVNATVRAVDGDMLVLTIGSAPLARRLSEPRNTDVIVDSLRAVLGVQWRVRCDQGDAGGAAPARPARAERPAPQRPAPQRPSRSEGEGGDTPQAPPPAPGDRAPDRVVPQRRSQAAGRRPSSDGGEPLPPEPPPEDAPPDRDDEESMMAEAAADAGSGATRRDPEVAAMELLSNELGAKAFEQR
- a CDS encoding N-acetylmuramoyl-L-alanine amidase, with product MSAPLRIAAALLAGTALCAGCAGAGSTAPAPTPVSATTSDLPATTVARTAATATPARTPTAAAAPVVLLDPGHNGGNAGATKTINRKVPDGRGGTKPCNTTGTSTDAGYAEHAFTWDLAQRVRKQLQAKGVTVVLTRPDDRGVGPCVDERGDAGAKAKAAAAVSLHADGAAPKGRGFHVAYADPPLNAAQSGPARTLATDLRDAMQKGRFAPADYIGTKGLDGREDLGGLNTATVPTALVECANMRNPAEAELVSSPAGRERYATAITAGILAFLGR
- a CDS encoding dienelactone hydrolase family protein gives rise to the protein MRFTSERRLDDGVDEREFTLGEIPGILWTPGSATAPTPLILLGHPGGLNAMYPRLLARARQSVAEGFAAATIELPGSGDRPRDAAAEEARADLRRAIGAGGPVDDDIVARLVLPLVERAVPEWRAVLDALLALPGIDGPVGFAGGIISVGIRLAVVEPRIAAAVLFAGSYVPRALFDDARRVTVPLQVLLQWDDEGNDRQAALDLFDALGSTEKTLHANMGGHTGVPRFAGEEADRFLARHLR
- a CDS encoding YbaB/EbfC family nucleoid-associated protein, with amino-acid sequence MVEPGQPDMQMILQQAQKMQQQLQQAQAELATAEVTGQAGNGLVEVTITAQLEPRGVKIDPKVVDPEDVETLQDLVAGALQDAVRAAQALQAEKMGPLAGGMDMGGLGLPGA
- the recR gene encoding recombination mediator RecR — translated: MFEGPVQDLIDELGRLPGVGPKSAQRIAFHLLAADAADISRLQEVLQTVKQGVQFCEVCGNVAADSRCRYCADARRDPTLVCVVEEPKDVLAVERTREFKGRYHVLGGALDPLAGIGPDTLRIRELLTRLGGTGPAPDETDISEVIIATDPNTEGEATATYLVRLLRDFPGLSVTRLASGLPMGGDLEFADEMTLGRALAGRRVL